In a single window of the Thunnus thynnus chromosome 9, fThuThy2.1, whole genome shotgun sequence genome:
- the stx3b gene encoding syntaxin 3b isoform X4 — MKDRLEQLKATCDQDDDDVEIAVDNAAFMDEFFCQIEDIRNSIDKIDENVAEVKKLYSVILSAPTSDQKTQDDLEAITNDIKKMANNARNKLKTIERNLESEEQERVSADMRIRKSQHAVLSRKFVEVMTKYNEAQVDFRERSKGRIQRQLEITGKATTDDELEEMLESGNAAVFTAGIVDSGISKQALSEIEARHKDIVRLESSIKELHDMFVDIAMLVESQGGMIDRIESNMDQSVGFVERAVADTKKAAKFQQEARRVSDYSQE; from the exons ATGAAGGACCGATTGGAGCAACTTAAAGCG ACGTGTGATCAAGATGATGACGACGTGGAGATCGCTGTGGACAACGCAGCCTTCATGGATGAGTTCTTCTGTCAG ATTGAGGACATCAGGAACAGTATCGATAAAATTGATGAGAATGTGGCTGAAGTCAAAAAGCTTTACTCGGTCATCCTGTCTGCTCCCACGTCAGATCAGA AAACACAAGATGACTTGGAGGCAATCACCAATGACATAAAGAAGATGGCCAACAATGCGAGAAACAAACTCAAGA CCATCGAGAGGAATCTGGAGTCAGAAGAGCAGGAGAGGGTGTCAGCTGACATGCGGATACGTAAATCACAG CATGCAGTGCTGTCCAGGAAGTTTGTGGAGGTAATGACAAAGTATAATGAAGCCCAGGTGGACTTCAGGGAGAGGAGTAAAGGACGGATTCAGAGACAGCTAGAGATTA cTGGAAAAGCAACGACAGATGACGAACTGGAGGAGATGTTGGAGAGCGGCAACGCTGCTGTGTTCACTGCGGGg ATTGTGGACTCTGGTATTTCCAAACAAGCCCTGAGTGAGATCGAAGCTCGACACAAAGACATCGTTCGTCTGGAAAGTAGCATCAAGGAGCTGCACGATATGTTTGTAGACATCGCCATGCTGGTGGAGAGCCAG GGCGGAATGATTGACAGGATTGAGAGCAACATGGACCAATCGGTGGGCTTTGTGGAGCGGGCCGTAGCAGACACTAAGAAAGCTGCCAAGTTTCAGCAAGAGGCTCGACGTGTGAGTGACTACAGTCAAGAATAG
- the stx3b gene encoding syntaxin 3b isoform X3, whose amino-acid sequence MKDRLEQLKATCDQDDDDVEIAVDNAAFMDEFFCQIEDIRNSIDKIDENVAEVKKLYSVILSAPTSDQKTQDDLEAITNDIKKMANNARNKLKTIERNLESEEQERVSADMRIRKSQHAVLSRKFVEVMTKYNEAQVDFRERSKGRIQRQLEITGKATTDDELEEMLESGNAAVFTAGIVDSGISKQALSEIEARHKDIVRLESSIKELHDMFVDIAMLVESQGGMIDRIESNMDQSVGFVERAVADTKKAAKFQQEARRKKMMITLCCAIIGIVGFSYLYSFFS is encoded by the exons ATGAAGGACCGATTGGAGCAACTTAAAGCG ACGTGTGATCAAGATGATGACGACGTGGAGATCGCTGTGGACAACGCAGCCTTCATGGATGAGTTCTTCTGTCAG ATTGAGGACATCAGGAACAGTATCGATAAAATTGATGAGAATGTGGCTGAAGTCAAAAAGCTTTACTCGGTCATCCTGTCTGCTCCCACGTCAGATCAGA AAACACAAGATGACTTGGAGGCAATCACCAATGACATAAAGAAGATGGCCAACAATGCGAGAAACAAACTCAAGA CCATCGAGAGGAATCTGGAGTCAGAAGAGCAGGAGAGGGTGTCAGCTGACATGCGGATACGTAAATCACAG CATGCAGTGCTGTCCAGGAAGTTTGTGGAGGTAATGACAAAGTATAATGAAGCCCAGGTGGACTTCAGGGAGAGGAGTAAAGGACGGATTCAGAGACAGCTAGAGATTA cTGGAAAAGCAACGACAGATGACGAACTGGAGGAGATGTTGGAGAGCGGCAACGCTGCTGTGTTCACTGCGGGg ATTGTGGACTCTGGTATTTCCAAACAAGCCCTGAGTGAGATCGAAGCTCGACACAAAGACATCGTTCGTCTGGAAAGTAGCATCAAGGAGCTGCACGATATGTTTGTAGACATCGCCATGCTGGTGGAGAGCCAG GGCGGAATGATTGACAGGATTGAGAGCAACATGGACCAATCGGTGGGCTTTGTGGAGCGGGCCGTAGCAGACACTAAGAAAGCTGCCAAGTTTCAGCAAGAGGCTCGACGT AAAAAGATGATGATTACATTGTGCTGTGCCATCATTGGGATCGTTGGGTTCTCCTATCTCTACAGCTTCTTCTCATAA
- the stx3b gene encoding syntaxin 3b isoform X1, protein MKDRLEQLKATCDQDDDDVEIAVDNAAFMDEFFCQIEDIRNSIDKIDENVAEVKKLYSVILSAPTSDQKTQDDLEAITNDIKKMANNARNKLKTIERNLESEEQERVSADMRIRKSQHAVLSRKFVEVMTKYNEAQVDFRERSKGRIQRQLEITGKATTDDELEEMLESGNAAVFTAGIVDSGISKQALSEIEARHKDIVRLESSIKELHDMFVDIAMLVESQGDIIDNIEQNVSKSVDHIIAAKEQTKKAVRYQTKARKKVVIIVVVVVILLALLALIIGLSVGLKQS, encoded by the exons ATGAAGGACCGATTGGAGCAACTTAAAGCG ACGTGTGATCAAGATGATGACGACGTGGAGATCGCTGTGGACAACGCAGCCTTCATGGATGAGTTCTTCTGTCAG ATTGAGGACATCAGGAACAGTATCGATAAAATTGATGAGAATGTGGCTGAAGTCAAAAAGCTTTACTCGGTCATCCTGTCTGCTCCCACGTCAGATCAGA AAACACAAGATGACTTGGAGGCAATCACCAATGACATAAAGAAGATGGCCAACAATGCGAGAAACAAACTCAAGA CCATCGAGAGGAATCTGGAGTCAGAAGAGCAGGAGAGGGTGTCAGCTGACATGCGGATACGTAAATCACAG CATGCAGTGCTGTCCAGGAAGTTTGTGGAGGTAATGACAAAGTATAATGAAGCCCAGGTGGACTTCAGGGAGAGGAGTAAAGGACGGATTCAGAGACAGCTAGAGATTA cTGGAAAAGCAACGACAGATGACGAACTGGAGGAGATGTTGGAGAGCGGCAACGCTGCTGTGTTCACTGCGGGg ATTGTGGACTCTGGTATTTCCAAACAAGCCCTGAGTGAGATCGAAGCTCGACACAAAGACATCGTTCGTCTGGAAAGTAGCATCAAGGAGCTGCACGATATGTTTGTAGACATCGCCATGCTGGTGGAGAGCCAG ggtGACATAATAGACAACATAGAGCAGAATGTATCCAAATCAGTGGACCACATAATAGCTGCTAAGGAACAGACCAAAAAAGCTGTAAGGTACCAGACCAAAGCACGCAAG AAAGTGGTGATAATAGTGGTGGTTGTGGTGATCTTGCTGGCACTGCTAGCTCTCATAATCGGTTTGTCAGTTGGATTGAAGCAAAGCTGA
- the stx3b gene encoding syntaxin 3b isoform X2: MKDRLEQLKATCDQDDDDVEIAVDNAAFMDEFFCQIEDIRNSIDKIDENVAEVKKLYSVILSAPTSDQKTQDDLEAITNDIKKMANNARNKLKTIERNLESEEQERVSADMRIRKSQHAVLSRKFVEVMTKYNEAQVDFRERSKGRIQRQLEITGKATTDDELEEMLESGNAAVFTAGIVDSGISKQALSEIEARHKDIVRLESSIKELHDMFVDIAMLVESQGDIIDNIEQNVSKSVDHIIAAKEQTKKAVRYQTKARKKMIIIGAVCAVAVLIILTIILTQTL; the protein is encoded by the exons ATGAAGGACCGATTGGAGCAACTTAAAGCG ACGTGTGATCAAGATGATGACGACGTGGAGATCGCTGTGGACAACGCAGCCTTCATGGATGAGTTCTTCTGTCAG ATTGAGGACATCAGGAACAGTATCGATAAAATTGATGAGAATGTGGCTGAAGTCAAAAAGCTTTACTCGGTCATCCTGTCTGCTCCCACGTCAGATCAGA AAACACAAGATGACTTGGAGGCAATCACCAATGACATAAAGAAGATGGCCAACAATGCGAGAAACAAACTCAAGA CCATCGAGAGGAATCTGGAGTCAGAAGAGCAGGAGAGGGTGTCAGCTGACATGCGGATACGTAAATCACAG CATGCAGTGCTGTCCAGGAAGTTTGTGGAGGTAATGACAAAGTATAATGAAGCCCAGGTGGACTTCAGGGAGAGGAGTAAAGGACGGATTCAGAGACAGCTAGAGATTA cTGGAAAAGCAACGACAGATGACGAACTGGAGGAGATGTTGGAGAGCGGCAACGCTGCTGTGTTCACTGCGGGg ATTGTGGACTCTGGTATTTCCAAACAAGCCCTGAGTGAGATCGAAGCTCGACACAAAGACATCGTTCGTCTGGAAAGTAGCATCAAGGAGCTGCACGATATGTTTGTAGACATCGCCATGCTGGTGGAGAGCCAG ggtGACATAATAGACAACATAGAGCAGAATGTATCCAAATCAGTGGACCACATAATAGCTGCTAAGGAACAGACCAAAAAAGCTGTAAGGTACCAGACCAAAGCACGCAAG AAGATGATCATTATTGGTGCAGTCTGTGCTGTGGCTGTTCTCATCATCCTCACCATCATCCTCACCCAGACACTATAG
- the ran gene encoding GTP-binding nuclear protein Ran: MAQCVPVAVFKLVLVGDGGTGKTTFVKRHITGEFEKKYVATLGVEVHPLMFHTNRGAIKYNVWDTAGQEKFGGLRDGYYIQAQCAIIMFDVTSRVTYKNVPNWHRDLVRVCENIPIVLCGNKVDIKDRKVKAKSIVFHRKKNLQYYDISAKSNYNFEKPFLWLARKLIGDPNLEFVAMPALAPPEVQMDPTLAAKYEEELQVASQTALPDEEDDL; the protein is encoded by the exons ATGGCACAGTGTGTTCCGGTGGCGGTGTTTAAG CTGGTGTTAGTAGGAGATGGAGGCACAGGCAAAACAACGTTTGTGAAGCGGCACATAACAGGAGAGTTTGAGAAGAAATATGTTG CCACTCTGGGAGTCGAGGTGCACCCGCTGATGTTCCACACCAACAGAGGAGCCATCAAGTACAATGTGTGGGACACAGCTGGTCAGGAGAAGTTTGGAGGCCTGAGAGACGGCTACTACATTCAAG CTCAGTGTGCTATCATCATGTTTGACGTCACCTCTCGAGTCACCTACAAGAACGTGCCCAACTGGCATCGTGACCTGGTCCGTGTCTGTGAGAACATTCCCATCGTCCTTTGCGGCAACAAGGTGGACATCAAAGATAGGAAAGTCAAAGCCAAAAGCATTGTGTTTCACCGCAAGAAGAACCTGCAG TACTACGACATTTCTGCCAAGAGTAACTACAACTTTGAGAAGCCTTTCCTGTGGCTAGCAAGGAAGTTGATCGGTGACCCAAACCTGGAGTTTGTGGCCATGCCTGCCCTTGCTCCCCCAGAGGTCCAGATGGACCCAACCCTTGCTGCGAAGTATGAGGAGGAGCTTCAA GTTGCATCACAAACAGCACTCCCAGATGAAGAAGATGACCTCTAA
- the ndufs8b gene encoding NADH:ubiquinone oxidoreductase core subunit S8b, producing MSAALSLRLLHCYSKPGTFGHGPGLVRPFSLSVQREGYKYVNAQELPTDLRSITDRAATTLLWTELFRGLAMTMSYLFREPATINYPFEKGPLSPRFRGEHALRRYPNGEERCIACKLCEAICPAQAITIEAETRADGSRRTTRYDIDMTKCIYCGFCQEACPVDAIVEGPNFEFSTETHEELLYNKEKLLNNGDRWEAEIAANIQADYLYR from the exons ATGTCTGCTGCACTGAGTCTGCGTCTCCTCCACTGCTACTCAAAGCCAG GCACCTTCGGACACGGTCCTGGCCTTGTGCGGCCTTTCAGTCTCAGTGTGCAGAGAGAGGGCTACA AGTATGTAAATGCTCAGGAGCTGCCTACAGACCTGAGGTCCATCACCGACCGGGCCGCCACAACTCTCCTATGGACCGAACTGTTTAGAG gttTGGCAATGACCATGAGTTACCTGTTCCGTGAACCTGCCACCATCAACTACCCGTTTGAGAAGGGCCCTCTGTCACCTCGCTTCCGTGGAGAGCATGCTCTCCGCCGCTACCCTAATGGAGAAGAGCGCTGCATTGCTTGCAAGCTTTGTGAGGCCATCTGCCCCGCTCAG GCCATTACCATTGAGGCTGAGACTCGAGCTGATGGCAGCAGGAGAACTACACGCTACGACATTGATATGACCAAGTGTATCTACTGCGGCTTCTGCCAGGAAGCGTGTCCTGTTGATGCCATTGTTGAG GGTCCAAACTTTGAGTTCTCCACAGAGACACATGAGGAGCTGCTGTACAACAAGGAGAAGCTGCTCAACAATGGAGACCGATGGGAGGCTGAGATAGCAGCCAACATACAAGCAGACTACCTGTACAGATAA
- the stx3b gene encoding syntaxin 3b isoform X5, with protein MKDRLEQLKATCDQDDDDVEIAVDNAAFMDEFFCQIEDIRNSIDKIDENVAEVKKLYSVILSAPTSDQKTQDDLEAITNDIKKMANNARNKLKTIERNLESEEQERVSADMRIRKSQHAVLSRKFVEVMTKYNEAQVDFRERSKGRIQRQLEITGKATTDDELEEMLESGNAAVFTAGIVDSGISKQALSEIEARHKDIVRLESSIKELHDMFVDIAMLVESQGDIIDNIEQNVSKSVDHIIAAKEQTKKAVRYQTKARKGGMIDRIESNMDQSVGFVERAVADTKKAAKFQQEARRKKMMITLCCAIIGIVGFSYLYSFFS; from the exons ATGAAGGACCGATTGGAGCAACTTAAAGCG ACGTGTGATCAAGATGATGACGACGTGGAGATCGCTGTGGACAACGCAGCCTTCATGGATGAGTTCTTCTGTCAG ATTGAGGACATCAGGAACAGTATCGATAAAATTGATGAGAATGTGGCTGAAGTCAAAAAGCTTTACTCGGTCATCCTGTCTGCTCCCACGTCAGATCAGA AAACACAAGATGACTTGGAGGCAATCACCAATGACATAAAGAAGATGGCCAACAATGCGAGAAACAAACTCAAGA CCATCGAGAGGAATCTGGAGTCAGAAGAGCAGGAGAGGGTGTCAGCTGACATGCGGATACGTAAATCACAG CATGCAGTGCTGTCCAGGAAGTTTGTGGAGGTAATGACAAAGTATAATGAAGCCCAGGTGGACTTCAGGGAGAGGAGTAAAGGACGGATTCAGAGACAGCTAGAGATTA cTGGAAAAGCAACGACAGATGACGAACTGGAGGAGATGTTGGAGAGCGGCAACGCTGCTGTGTTCACTGCGGGg ATTGTGGACTCTGGTATTTCCAAACAAGCCCTGAGTGAGATCGAAGCTCGACACAAAGACATCGTTCGTCTGGAAAGTAGCATCAAGGAGCTGCACGATATGTTTGTAGACATCGCCATGCTGGTGGAGAGCCAG ggtGACATAATAGACAACATAGAGCAGAATGTATCCAAATCAGTGGACCACATAATAGCTGCTAAGGAACAGACCAAAAAAGCTGTAAGGTACCAGACCAAAGCACGCAAG GGCGGAATGATTGACAGGATTGAGAGCAACATGGACCAATCGGTGGGCTTTGTGGAGCGGGCCGTAGCAGACACTAAGAAAGCTGCCAAGTTTCAGCAAGAGGCTCGACGT AAAAAGATGATGATTACATTGTGCTGTGCCATCATTGGGATCGTTGGGTTCTCCTATCTCTACAGCTTCTTCTCATAA